From Rhodanobacteraceae bacterium, the proteins below share one genomic window:
- a CDS encoding General secretion pathway protein G: MFLKAFGQNEVRVEGRVARVLRCGASANRQAARQGLVLSPSPRAPRRSKGFTLLEMLAVIVLLGIVGVIVARSVSGRVDTGKWDAGKIGVTKLDQDVQAYALDNGSPPKSLDDLITKPLNAPSWNGPYAKPADLNDPFGHPYGYLYPGKHGQYDIIFFGRDGKPGGEGIDRDYGNWQ, from the coding sequence ATGTTTCTGAAAGCTTTTGGCCAGAACGAAGTCAGGGTCGAGGGGCGAGTAGCGAGGGTTCTTCGATGCGGCGCTTCCGCGAACCGACAGGCTGCGCGGCAAGGCCTGGTTTTGTCGCCCTCGCCACGCGCCCCTCGCCGCTCGAAGGGCTTCACGCTCCTGGAAATGCTCGCCGTGATCGTGCTGCTCGGCATCGTCGGCGTGATCGTGGCGCGTTCGGTTTCCGGCCGGGTGGACACCGGCAAGTGGGACGCGGGCAAGATCGGCGTCACCAAGCTCGACCAGGACGTGCAGGCCTACGCCCTGGACAACGGCTCGCCGCCGAAGTCGCTGGACGACCTGATCACCAAGCCGCTGAATGCGCCGTCGTGGAACGGCCCGTACGCCAAGCCCGCCGACCTCAACGATCCGTTTGGCCATCCATACGGCTATCTCTATCCCGGCAAGCACGGCCAGTACGACATCATCTTCTTCGGCCGCGACGGCAAGCCCGGGGGCGAGGGCATCGATCGTGATTACGGCAACTGGCAATAA